The nucleotide window GGCAATTGTGATTATACAGACAATCGCTTTCCCGATGAAGATGTCATCATTCATGGTCATGTAAAAATATACGTTACACACGGCCATTTATTTCAAGTGAAGTCATCCTTACTAGCATTATCGTACCGTGCGAAGGAGCTAGGTGCCAATATTTGCTGCTTCGGTCATTCACACGTACTTGGTGCTGAAATGATTGATGATATCCTATTCATCAACCCAGGCAGCCTATTAATGCCAAGAGGGCGCCGTGAGCAAAGCTATGTCGTCCTAACGGTTGAACAGGAAGCATATAAAGTCGAATGCTTTACACGCCAAGGTGAGCTATTTGAAACACTGCATTTTAATCGCCACTAATTTTTAAAATTGTGTTGACTTTATAACGCTTTATTCATATAATAAATATTGTCTTTAATACCAATTGCGTTATTAAAGCAACTGTCTCCATAGCTCAGCTGGATAGAGCACGGGCCTTCTAAGCTCGCGGTCGTAGGTTCGAATCCTACTGGGGACGTAAATAGGTCGAACAGAAAAGCCTATAATATAGGCAATTAAAAGCATCTTACTCAATATAGATTAAACTACAACAATCGGTCATCTTGCTGATTAGTATAGTCAATCTATAGAGGGTGAGGTGCTTTTTTCTATGACGAAAAAGAAAGGGATATTTGATATTAATTTAGCGAATCAGTTTATTTCATCTACAAATTCAGTTAAAAAGAAGGAAGAGAAAAGAGAAGGCGTTACAATGGAACAAGCTTTAAGCACTATACTAAGACAAATGGAAGTAGAAGGCTGTAGAGAACGAACATTGTATGATTATCGAACAATTACAATCAATTTTATGCACAATACAGATGCAGTTTATCTTGATGATATTACAGAAACGGTTATTCGAGATTGGTTAGGCACAATGAAGGTTAAAAACTCTACTCGCTTAACACGTTTAAAGTGCTTTAAAGCCTTTTTATCACGTTGCTATGATAATGGGTGGATTAAGTTTAAATATTGGAAAAACATTAAAATACGAGTTGATACAGCTATTAAAGAAGGGGCTACAGATGATGAAGTAAATCTTTTATTATCTGTACTAGATTACTCTAAATTTTTAGATTTAAGAAATGCATGTGCTATTTTGTTAATGTATCGAGCAGGCTTGCGAATTGGAACTATCTCACTTATGCGTGAACGTCATATTGACTTTGAAAATATGCAGTTAAAGCTAGATGGTGACGTAATGAAGAATCACAAAGGCTTAATACTTCCAATTGATAAGCAACTTGCTTATTTACTAACTGTATTAATTAATCAAAATGAAGCAATAAGACGTGAATACAGCCAAGACAACGATTTACTGTTTATAACAATGAAAGGTACTTCTACTATTAATTCAATTACTTCTAATTCTATTAAACAGCAATTGTATAAATATACTAAGCAGTTTGGTATTAAAAATATTAATCCACATGCATTAAGGCGTGGCTTTGCATCTAATTTGTATAAGAAAAGCAATGACATATTATTAGTATCAAAGGCTTTAGGTCATGCAGATTTATCTGTAACAACTAAGTATTTACATGCAGACTTGCAGAATGTTGCAGATGACGTTAGAAAGTATTTTGAGTTTAATTAGGAGGGCTTACAATGTCAAAAATCATCAATACAGCAAACTATGGTTTATATGAGCTTCATGCTCGCTACAATGCCAAACATAATGTAGCTACATTTGATAAATATGCAGTCTATAGGAATCAACCGCCATTTAGAATGGGGTCAATTGAGCTAACGAAAGAAGATTTACATTTTATGCTCAAATATTTTTATGATGTAGACTTGGAATTAGAACAAATAAAGAAAGGGAAACGAATGATGATAGATTACAAAGTTACTTTTTCAGTGGCTCATGATTTTGAAGGGGTCAATGAGTTAACAACAGCGCAGGGGAATATTGATAGTATTGTGATTACAACAAGTGATGGTCAGACAATGGTGTTAAATGATGTGGAGAGCTTTGAGATTGTGGAAGCAGTCAAGGTTGATATAGATGAAGATAAAGACCAAAGGCTAATATAGATAAGTCAAAACACGCTAATCTTTTAAGAGATGGCGTGTTTTTGTTATGGGAGATTTGAATACTCTTGGAGAGTAGGCTAAATAGTTATTTACATCAAATATAAAATCAATCGAGGTAATTGGTATTTTTGGTTGAAAGGCTTTCAATTTATAATAATTTGATGTATAATAATAGCAATATGATTTTTTTAGACACTTACAGCAAACAGACGTTCTTTTAATAGAGCATGTGTCTAGTACAAATAAATAATAAAATGTGAAAAATCAGCCTAGCTAATGGGTTATTTGTTATACATATTTATTTGAGTTGTACTAGGGCTTCTATTATTGTTACGTGTCTATTAGGATAACAATGATGATTAGGAAGCACTTTTAAACATTTGTTTAAGAGTGCTTTTGTTTTGGTTTTGAATAGGTATTGTCAAATAGCCTTTTAGTGTAGCGGTTGTTACACAAAGGAGACAAAGGAAATGAAAGTAACAGATTTTATTGGAAACAAGTATAAGAGTTGGAGCGCAGGTGATATGGTCAGTATCGCTAGTGGAACAGGAAGTGGGAAAAGCTACTTTGTTCAAAATGTTCTAGCTGAATATGCTAAACAAAATGGTGAGCTAATTTTATATCTTGTTCCAAGAAAAAAGCTAAAAGAGCAGATTGAAGCTAAACTTAAAAAAGAAGGAATAACAAATATTACTGTTAAAATGTATCAAACTGTTGAAGCTAAGTGTAATAATCATGGAAATAATAATGGTTGGCTAGAAGTTTACAAATACATTGTTTGTGATGAATCACACTACTTTACTAATGACGCAAATTTCAATGATTATACAGACATGTCGTTGAAACATCTTTTATCAACCTCTCATGCAATCACGCTGTTTTTAAGTGCTACAGGTGAAACATTACTAAACTATGTTAAGCGCTTTTACAAAGAGAGAAAGCTCATTAAATACCCTGATGAATACCCTTTAAGTCAAGACTATGGTTTTGTTGGTAACCTTTCAGCTTATCAATCTGACGAGCAATTATACAAGGCTATGGATTGGTTGCTTAAAAACAATTATAAAACAATGGTTTTTATTCAAAGTGACAGAAGGGCATATCAACTTTTCAAAAAATATGAGCAACACGCTACATTTGTCTGTGGGGTAAATAGTGATTACGTTGAGTTTGTTGATAATGAAAAGGTTGATACAATTGTCAATGAAGAAAGGTTTGAAACGCTTTTTTTGATTGCTACCTCTGCACTTGATGTTGGTGTAAACATTGTAGATTTAGATGTACAACACATTATTATTGATATGCTTGATACAGACACATTCCTTCAATGTCTTGGGAGGAAACGCTTATCCGATGAAGTTGAGGAAAAAGTAAGACTTCTATTTAAAAATTATTCTAACATACAATTAGGTGGTTATATATCTAAGGAAGCCGAAAGAGTTAAATCAGGCAAACTGTTCTATGGAACTGTCAAATCAACCAAAGGTAAGCATACGAAATTGAGTGACATTTTTTACATTGACAGCTCAGGTAATGTGAAAGTTAATAACATGAAGTATGTTAAAGCAGCAGTAAATTTAATAAGTTATCAAAAGTATGTACAGAAGCCAAATGGGTATCTTGAAGAGATTAAATCCCTCATGGATTATCAAGAAAAGATATATATTCGAGATTATCTTGAGGATAAAAATGCTAAGTTAGCAATACTAGAAGAAAATATTGACAATAAGTTTTCTTCTGAGGAAGCCAAAGAACTTTTGGAGAAATTATTTTTGAAAAATAGCAAGACTAAAAAGGTAATAAAGAGTATCTCGACAGCTAACAGAGAGATGGTTATTTTAGGTTATCCTTATGAATTTATTGAATCCAAAGAATATATTATAGATTCTAATGGACAGAAAAAACAGCGCAGAATCTACACCTTGCATCGTGTAAGACAGAATAGTCTATAAGCTATATATAGCCTTAGGACTGTTTTGTCTTGCAATAGAAAAAGTGATATGTAAAACGGTTTTTGCTTCGAAGAAGCGAAAACCAACAAGTGTTGAGTTCGTTATTTTTTAAACATGAGCGGAGGGAGCGGAAGCGACTAAAGCCATGTTTAAACAATAACAACTCGACACGCTGTTAGGAAAAGTAGTTTATTAACAAAAGATAATGGAAATCATAAAAGAGAAAGAGTTGCTTATGGCTATCATGTTTGCTTCCAATGAAATTGAACGTACTACAGCAATTAATGAGCATCTTCTTAAAGGGAAGTAGTATAATAGTTGACCTGTTTTTCATACTTTTTAGACCGAAGGTTACGTTCAGGTACAACACTCTACTTAGTTTATTAATATATTATTATATTAAATTAAGATATATAAATACACTAAGTAGATAGGCATACCTGAACGTAACCTTCACTATTTTATGTTTAAGCCTTATTCAGTTTGGCTGTAGTGAGCCTTGGGAGGTAAAAAAACTACCATCTCACAATAGCATGAAAATCACATACCCTCTAAAAGCGATTCTAAGGGTTCTTAAAGGTGAGGTAGAGAGAACTTCTCAATCGGACTGACTGACCTTTGATGGTTTAAGACCTTGTTACCTGTGGTGTGCTTTTTATATTTCACCTTTTCAGAACGCTCTCAGGGTGGTTATCAGAGCTGAAACAACTGTCTCAAAGGAAGTAGTGTCAATTGAGTGGCACAGACAAGCCCGTAAGCAATGATAAGCATGTGTTGGTAACAATTAAAACGCTCAGGTCGTTCACAGAGCCTGTATGAGCGTTTAGACATGACATATTGAGTATATAGGCAGAGCTATCAACAAAGGATATTTCTACTTCTTATTTTGGATTTTCAATAGTTCATCAATCTGCTTTAAAACAAATTCTTGATAATCAGGATTCAGTTCTTTGAAAACATTCATTGCCATTTCAAACTTAGTATCAGCGGGATTTTTGAACATATCGCCTTCCCCATTTTTTAACCAATTTTCATTCACATTAAAAGTAGAACAAATAAGCTTTATAAGGCGGTCATTTACTTTTCGATTTCCTAATTCTATGCCTGCTATGTAACCATTGGATATTGCGATAGCTGTAGCAAACTTTGCTTGTGACAAATTTAAAGCTAATCTAATTTCCTTAACACGTTGATTGGTAGACAATACATATCACCTCTTTATTGATGAATTCAAAATATCATATTTTCGCTTACAATGAAAGTGATTGAAGTATAAATGTAGTTGAAATACTCACTTGGTGAATATATAATGCTATCATAGCGAGTTTTAGAGGAGGGTGATTATGGAGAGGGAAGACAAGTATAAGCAATTAGAGATAGGCTTTAAAAAACTAAATGATGAAGGTAAAAACTACATACTAGGAATTATGCAGGCGCTTGAGTTTGCTCAATCTAATCAAGTGGCTGATGGAGAAAAATATAAAGAGAATAAACCAATTGAAGATAAAAATTTTGAGTAAGTCAGGTGATTGAATTGTGAGCATTAAAGACGAAGTTAAAGCGGAGCAACAGAGAATATTAAATGAAAAAATGGAACAAAGACAAGTAAATGAAGTAAAGTATAAAGTAGATAAGAAGAAGCTTATCATCATATCGATGGTAATCGTAGGTATTCTTGTGTCTATTTTTGTTGCGACTAGACCTGACGAATATGAAAGAGCAAGAATTAAGGAAGATATTAGAGTAAAAGAGTTAGTTTATAACAATTATAAGAATAATACAAAATACATTATTAATAGTAATACGATTGAAGATAACATTAGTATTATGGATATTTCACATACAGCTATTGTTCATGCGAAGTACCGCCTTGATAATAATTCTGACCAAACTAAAAAAGGAAATGATAAACTGAATGAAGTAATAAAGGGAGCAACAAAAACCCTTAACAATTCCATTCTTATTGTATTAAACAGCGAAAATCTTAGTTATGAAGATTTTAAATCTATTAAATCTACTATCCAAGATGAAGTTGTTAATAGCTATGTCAATGATGAGAATAAAGAACTCTATGACAGTATAAAAGATAAATACTACTATAAAGAAATAGCTGATTCATTGGAAGAATCAAGAAAAGACCAAGACTATCAAAATAATCAATCGAGAAACATACTACAATCAAATTTACAAACAGGAATGTCAGAAAGTGAAGTTAAAAAGTTAGCAGGTTTGCCTAATGATACTTATAAAAATGATGAAGCTTATTTTTGGGTTTATGATGGTGTGGTGCTAACAATGAAAAAAGGATATGTATATGATATAACCTACGAATTAGAGTAGGGGAACTAAAGGATAGAGCGAACTGCTCTATCTTTTTTTGTTGTCATGTCAAAAGCTCACAGTCACGTTGCATGGTGCTTTGATGAAATTATGACATAGGGGGGACTGCTTCAATGGAGCTTCATGTAAGCCATGCTAGAAGGGTTAGAGTGTATTAAAATAGAATGGCAGTTATCACATGCGACACGAGAGGGTTTTATAGCTACTGTGCGCTTGGAACAATCATTCCTTTTGCTCCAAATAGAAGCGGTCTTTTAGTAAAGTAACAGAATCAGCTATTTACAGTAGCAGGAGCAAACAATGGGATAAATGTTAGGGAATCATTGAAGCTTAACGATAGAGTGTTACGATAGCTCATAGCGCAATCGAGAGGAACAGCTAAGGGCTTGTTTTGTTCTCGATTACGCTGTGATTGAACATCCAATTATGAAATAACAGGAATTTCTAGAGAGTTGAAGTAATTAATAACACCATCTAATCCACCTTTTGCCATGTAAGCTTCTGCGTCAGTGCAAGGGTGTTCAGACCTAATCTCTACTAAAGGGTGTACAAAATTTCTATAGTCTCTTAAAACTTGGTCAATTGATTTGGCTCTTTTTTGTGGTAGACAATCTATCTTTTCAGCAACAGTAATCATTTCTGCTAATTTCCAATTTTCTAGTTTTTTCACTATTTTTTGTGCGTTTTCATCTGTGGATTTTGGTGCTGATTTACAATTTAGAGCTTGCTGGTTATATTTTGGGCTACTTAGTTGGTCATACAATATAGCTTCTAAAATACTTCCTGCTAGAATAACAGAACTTTTCCATGCACCATCGGGCATTAGAATATGCACTAATTCTTTATAATCACGTTCAATAATCAATTTTAAGTTGTAATTTTGAATGAAATCAAAGTTTTTAGGCAGTTCTTGATTATGGATAGTACCATAGTTTCTTAATGCATTAGCTATTGTAGTAAATTCATTAATGAAATAGTCAATGTCTGCATAATTGAATCCCGCCTGTTTACTTTGTAATTTAATATTTTGGCGTGCCAAAATAAATTCATATCTATCATTAGGTGCAAAACACAAGGTATCTAATGTATTTAATTCATCAGCAATCATCTCGAAATATGCACGATGAGTAATACCACTTTCTCTTGATTCCATTTTTTTTATGAAGCTTTCAATGAGCTGAATAATATGATTAACCATAATAAACCTCCTAAGGATATTTAATTTTATAATACTATTTTATCGTATTTTTGAGAAATATTATTATTTATTTACTTCTGTTTGCAAAGGCATACCTTTGAGGACAGAATACCTCGATTCGGAAAATGCAGTCAAATCAATGGTTTAGGGTCAGTATAAAATTCCGTAAAGGTATTGTTTAACATTTAAAAACGTTTATAATATAAGTATAACCTTAACAAACAGGAGCGGGAAATTAACATGACAGAAACAAAAACATTCGGCTATGTTCGTGTGTCAACTAAGGAGCAGAACGCAGACCGACAAACAGTAGAAATGAAGAAATTAAAAATCAACGAGCGTGACATTTTCATTGATAAAGCGAGTGGTAAAGATTTTGACCGTCCCCAATATCAAGCACTTAAAGCCCAACTACGCAAAGGTGACCTAGTTTATATTAGTTCCCTTGACCGTTTAGGACGTAACAGTGACGCAATCAAAAAAGAATGGGAAGAAATCACAAGGGAAATTGGAGCAGATATGGTTGTGCTTGATATGCCATTGCTTGATACACGCAAATATAAAGATACGATGGGAAACTTTGTTGCTAACTTAGTCTTACAGGTGCTTACATTCATGGCTCAAAGCGAACGTGAAAAGATACTAGCACGACAAAAGGAAGGAATTGCAGTTGCTAAAGCACAAGGGAAGCATTTAGGTAGACCGCAATTAAACCTTAACACTTTGACAAAGCAACAGAGAGCAGACCTTGAGGCGAACTATACAACATGGAAAGCCAAAGAAATCACAAGTGTACAATTCATGGAAATCTTAGGACTAAAAAAGAACTCGTTTTACAAGATAATCAGTGAATATGAGGAATCTAAATAGCGCTAAAAGTATTGATTTACCTGCTTTATTATGATGCTCAAACAGGTCATAGATAGCAGGTAAAACATTGATTTTATTGAGCTGTGGTGAAGCTATCACGTATATGTTAGGTGGCTTTATTGGAGTCGTAGGAGAGCTGTGACAAGGCGTTACAGTTCGGGGTGAAACATTGGTCAGAGAAGGTTGTAGTCTTGTCGTAGAGCCATTTCAAGCGTCATATAACAAGGCTTAGGTAGGGGGCGTAGTTAGCGATAATTTGATGAAGGTGAATGAAGAATTGGAGCTACCTATTACACTCACATCGAATTAAATGATAATATTCAAAGGAAAGCACTTCTTTTACATAGATTTGTAGTTAACTCCACAAAAATCCTTAATTAGTTTATAATGGGGATAATTAAGAAATATCGAGAAGTGGTATACCTAAAAAATTATGAACGAATTGCGCTGTAACTCGTTTAGAATTACAAAACGCTGCATCTAATGAGAGTCCTTATTTTGAGAACTATCATTTCATTATGCAACTATATGGTATATACTAGTCCTCAGAAGGTGTTTGAATCAAGTTCGTAAAAATGTAATACTACCTAGTGGAGTAAATCGCATATGTTACATGAAAGAGAGCAGAGACTTGCTCTCTTTTTCTATTGTTCAAAAATGTAAAATTTAATTTTAGACTGTAGACATATTCAAAATTCTTCGATTATGTCTACAGTTTGAATCCTTTTTATATAGATGAATTATCGGATATAATTTAATACCTATTCACATAATAATTTCATTTGCTTGATTAAATCTTCTGAACGTAACTCAAGGAACTTGGAATAATCGTCAACTAAAGCTGCATCAAGTGCCTTTTGAGAAATAAAATTGCTTTCTAAAATATCAGCTGCAGAGTCTCCTAAAGAATCTAACACTGTATTAAAGTAAATCGATGGTTTTTTGTCCGAAATAGTTCTGTTGTTAATCAAATTTAAAAGGCAAATGTTTGAGTGATAATTTGCTTCTTTATCGGAAATATTTGTGTTTTTTAAATATGCTTTAGGGAAAATGTGATGATATTCATGACGGTTGATTACAGCTAAAACATTGGCGATATTAATTACTGAACCATCAAGTAGACTTTGAGGCTTTTTTGAAGCTAATAATAAACCTAAGGACTTACTATTGGCTTTATTTAATTTAAAATCATCAAAGACAAATTTTTTAAAGTCAATAGGCGTTGAGAAATTAAGAGTAGTTGTATTTCCATTTGCGAAACTTCTAATTTCTTCCAAATCCTTGGTTAATTGAGCGGTGTTAAATGAAGCGAAATATCTGCTAAAAGCAGTACGCCAAAACCATTTTTTTAATTCATCTCTTTGCTGTACAGTTGGGCTAGGACAAATGTTGAAGAACTCTACTAATAGGGTTAGTTGTAGCCCATAAGGTAAATAAGAAGATGAAGTTATTGGTAATTCAGAAGTTAAAAAATCAACAGCATGTTTATAAGCTTCAACACATTTAAGTGCGGCATTTTTCAACTCTGAAGAAGTGCAATCTCTTAATTTATCCATATCATCTTTATTAATACCATAGCCCATTACAGATGAAATATTTTTTAATATATCAGCTTCTGAAACATCTTCAAAATTTTTAGGTTTTAAAACTTCTCTTATTTTCTGTATAGTGTCACTTAAATCGAAATCACCACTCCAAGTAGCAGCTCGCATTAAATCAACAATAGTTAATCTACGACCTGTACTATTAATTCGTTCAAAAATAGGAGCTACTTCATGAACTGTCATATCACCAATAGTTACAGCAGCGACTTTATAATCTTTGATAGCCTGTAATAAACGTTCTGCATTTTTAATATATTTATCTTTATTTGGTAAAGCTTCTATTTTACGACATTCATTAATAAAGTCCATTGTTCCTATAACTTTATTTAAAGGGAGATATTCAGGTTTTGAATTACTTTCGGGATGAATAAATACTTCTTTTTCTAAATCAAATGCTATATTCCACATACTTTTTAGGTCAGAGCCATTCCAAAAAAGTGCACCACATAATGTAGAAAGCCTTTGTTGCCCATCTAACAAATAATTTGTAGGATATTCTAAACTTCTATCATCAATTTTAAAATCACCAATGTTTCTTTCGCTAGCTAATTTTTCTTTAGTGAACCAAAGTAAAATACTTCCTATAGGATAGCCTTTATAAATACTATCTAGCAGACTTAATATGTCTTTTTTCTTCCAGACAAACGGACGTTGAAACTTTGGTAATTTAATATCACCTGTCTTAACTTTTAAGACAAGTTCTTCAATTCGTAATACTTCTGGTTTTGGGTCAAAAGCCTTCACTTACAAATCTCCTCCTTTGGTAATATTAATATACCATTTTAATAACTTTTTTGGAATATTAATATTTTTTGTAGACTTTAAACTTTGATTTTATCTAATCACTAGTAAGAGGAATTCAAAAGAATTTTATGAGAATATCGAAACATGTATAAGAATAGTTAAAGTTGTAGGTCATTGTAACTACACATTCCATCTGAGAAGAGGTAGAACCGAACCACCCTGTGAGTATTTTTGTGAGTTAGATTAATTCATTTCTTTGGAGGTATCTGTGAACTCTTCCTAAGCTTCATGTGAACAGATAGTAGGGGGCATGGTTTCCGAAATGGTAAGGTAACTTCATATAGAATTGTGACCAATACACTCACACGATATTCATTCTGCACATCGAGCGACTGATTGTGAGATGAAACGTAGATATATCATTGCTGAAAAAGGCAAATCAGTAGGTAAGAGAATACTACTTCTTGTTAATTCCTAACAACGGCAGCAGGGCGGATTTTTTTGTATTAAAGAAGAAGCATACATTAACTACATTTCTACCAAAGAAAGATGAAGAAACGATAAAAACTTAATGTTTATATCGTTTTTTTATTATATAAAGGTACTTTTAATGAAAGGTATAATTGTATGTATATTTAGTAGCTGTGGAATCTATAAGACCGTATATCTAAATGAAAGAAAGGGGTAATTTGAATGTCTGAGAAACATCACCAATTACAAAAAGAATTACATAAGGTTTTATTAAATGCAGCGAAAAGTGCTAATAGTATAGGTTACAATCCTCATATTTTTAACCAAATGTTAGCAAATGAAGGTGGGTACTCTGTTGCGAAAAAACTGATTCATAGAACTTCTACAAGGTTTGAGAAATTATGGGAACTTAATCGATTGGATTTATCCACTGAAGCTGTGATATTACAAGAGAAATTTAGACCTTTGTTTACAAAAGAAGAGTTAGAGATTGCTAAAGCTAGATTAAGTGAATTTGGCTATGAAGTAGAAGATATATGCTATGATTTACCGTCTTTGAAACCAAGTGGTCGAGAAAGAGAGTTTAATTATTATCCTGAAGATTTAAAGGGAAGAGTTATTTATGAACATTTATTAAATAACCAAACTCATAGATGGCTTGATGTTAATATACTTGGTAGACCAGAAACTAATCATGGTAGAGATGCAGCGAACATCCTTTACTATCTAGGTATGAAATCAGATTATAGAGGCGTATTCCAAGGAAAAGTATTCCACGAAGTAATAGAAATTCTACAAAGAAAAGGGACAGAGTATGATGAAATTGTACGGTTATTAAATGTATATTCTGAATCAGAAAAGCTATTTGAGATTGTAAAATCAGATATTGAAGCTCAACAAGTGGAGGAAGGAAATCGAATAGAGGGAACTAAGAAAGCGTACTTAGTAAATAAATATGAGCGTGACCCAAAGAATCGTAAGAAAGCAATTGAGATTCAGGGATTGAATTGCTATGCTTGTGGATTTAATTTTGAAGATGTATATGGAGAACGAGGAACAGATTTTATAGAAATTCATCATATTAAACCATTAAGTAAATTAGAAGAAGCTGTAAAAATAAATCCTAAAACGGATTTAGTTCCTTTATGTGCAAATTGTCATCGAATGGTGCATAGAAGGAAGGATAATGTATTGAATATAGAAGAGTTAAAGAAATTAATAATTAGGGAGAAAGAGTAATGGAATGGTTTAATAATAAGTCAAAACCTTTAATTAGGTATTTTGAATAATTATTTTTTAAATAAATCATAGGTGAGGGTGATACAGTGTCAAATCAACATCCAATAAAAATTTTTAAAAACTATACTTATATTTTTTCAAATCAACATAGAATTCGACAAAATAATAATAAATCGATATGGCAAGTTAATCAAAATGAAGAATTCGATTCATTTACATTAATGTGTAATGAGAATTGGATAATAGATAACGTGAAGGGTTGGTCAGTACATAGAGTTAACAGTCGTAATGAATTTTTGGGAATTAATACAAGAAATGAAGAAGTAAAAATAGCGAAATTCCTAGATAGTGCCAATAATTTTCAGTGGCACGGTTATCCAATCGATTATAGATTTTCTGTAAATGATAAACCTAACGCTAAAATACTTAAACAATGGGTTAAGGACGAGATTATAACTAAAACACAAATGAGACGAATTTTGCAAGGGCAAGGATGTGAAATTTAAATGAAAAGTATATCTATTAGAATTGAAGGAGAATACTGGGATTATTTAATTAAGTACAATGCTTTATTTTTATGGACTTTTGAAGGAACGTTGGAAATTTACGATTGGGAATACTTGTTGAATGATTTGAGCTATAAAATGAAAGATAATAATATTTATAAATTTTTTAGAGGAAATATAAATTCTATACTTTTAAATGTTCATAATAAAGATATGAAAGAGAGTTCAAAAATAAATCTCAGAAAAAGTGAAATTCAAAAATATAAAGTAAGGGAATTTTGGATTTCTACTAATGATTTAATTATTTCCTTAGATTCATATAATGATGATTTACTTTTAAATACTGATGAGGGATTACTTTTATGCAATTTGAAAGAGATTTTGGTAGATTCAAATAATATTCATACAAATACTTTAACCAAAGAAAAATATTATGAAAAGATATTTGATATGCCTTTTTTTGATATTAGTATTGGAAATTATGGGAATGTTGCATTAGCTGGAGGTGAAGAGGGGGTATTTGAATTTGTAATGCCTCAAAAAAAATATAATGAGACAAATGAAGTTAAACATATAATAAAAAAACAATCGAATAAAGTTGATTGGCTAAAAAATAGTATTTATAATACTTCTCCAATAGAAGAAAGCTTTATTCTAAATAAGCCCATTGAAAGAGGCGTATGGAATTATAATGACTATAAAATTTATGAAGATTCACAGATTTTTCGGAAAAATGATGAAAATGTATATCATTCCAATATAAGTTGGGCTAATAATAACAAAATATATAGAGTTGTTGATAGTAGACAATTACAAGAAGTAACCGTACAAAACTTTGGGAATGGAGAATTGGCTTTTAGGTCTAGATATATTAACTTCATGGAATGGAAAGGAGATATTTTAGCTGGTGCAGGTACATCATTTGGTACAGTGGTAGAGTGTGAA belongs to Lysinibacillus louembei and includes:
- a CDS encoding metallophosphoesterase, with the translated sequence MKILVMSDTHGDAEVIRLVRSQQEDSDIVIHCGDSELSYDHPNLADVVRVRGNCDYTDNRFPDEDVIIHGHVKIYVTHGHLFQVKSSLLALSYRAKELGANICCFGHSHVLGAEMIDDILFINPGSLLMPRGRREQSYVVLTVEQEAYKVECFTRQGELFETLHFNRH
- a CDS encoding tyrosine-type recombinase/integrase, translated to MTKKKGIFDINLANQFISSTNSVKKKEEKREGVTMEQALSTILRQMEVEGCRERTLYDYRTITINFMHNTDAVYLDDITETVIRDWLGTMKVKNSTRLTRLKCFKAFLSRCYDNGWIKFKYWKNIKIRVDTAIKEGATDDEVNLLLSVLDYSKFLDLRNACAILLMYRAGLRIGTISLMRERHIDFENMQLKLDGDVMKNHKGLILPIDKQLAYLLTVLINQNEAIRREYSQDNDLLFITMKGTSTINSITSNSIKQQLYKYTKQFGIKNINPHALRRGFASNLYKKSNDILLVSKALGHADLSVTTKYLHADLQNVADDVRKYFEFN
- a CDS encoding DEAD/DEAH box helicase — protein: MKVTDFIGNKYKSWSAGDMVSIASGTGSGKSYFVQNVLAEYAKQNGELILYLVPRKKLKEQIEAKLKKEGITNITVKMYQTVEAKCNNHGNNNGWLEVYKYIVCDESHYFTNDANFNDYTDMSLKHLLSTSHAITLFLSATGETLLNYVKRFYKERKLIKYPDEYPLSQDYGFVGNLSAYQSDEQLYKAMDWLLKNNYKTMVFIQSDRRAYQLFKKYEQHATFVCGVNSDYVEFVDNEKVDTIVNEERFETLFLIATSALDVGVNIVDLDVQHIIIDMLDTDTFLQCLGRKRLSDEVEEKVRLLFKNYSNIQLGGYISKEAERVKSGKLFYGTVKSTKGKHTKLSDIFYIDSSGNVKVNNMKYVKAAVNLISYQKYVQKPNGYLEEIKSLMDYQEKIYIRDYLEDKNAKLAILEENIDNKFSSEEAKELLEKLFLKNSKTKKVIKSISTANREMVILGYPYEFIESKEYIIDSNGQKKQRRIYTLHRVRQNSL
- a CDS encoding helix-turn-helix domain-containing protein, producing the protein MSTNQRVKEIRLALNLSQAKFATAIAISNGYIAGIELGNRKVNDRLIKLICSTFNVNENWLKNGEGDMFKNPADTKFEMAMNVFKELNPDYQEFVLKQIDELLKIQNKK
- a CDS encoding recombinase family protein, translating into MTETKTFGYVRVSTKEQNADRQTVEMKKLKINERDIFIDKASGKDFDRPQYQALKAQLRKGDLVYISSLDRLGRNSDAIKKEWEEITREIGADMVVLDMPLLDTRKYKDTMGNFVANLVLQVLTFMAQSEREKILARQKEGIAVAKAQGKHLGRPQLNLNTLTKQQRADLEANYTTWKAKEITSVQFMEILGLKKNSFYKIISEYEESK
- a CDS encoding GmrSD restriction endonuclease domain-containing protein: MKAFDPKPEVLRIEELVLKVKTGDIKLPKFQRPFVWKKKDILSLLDSIYKGYPIGSILLWFTKEKLASERNIGDFKIDDRSLEYPTNYLLDGQQRLSTLCGALFWNGSDLKSMWNIAFDLEKEVFIHPESNSKPEYLPLNKVIGTMDFINECRKIEALPNKDKYIKNAERLLQAIKDYKVAAVTIGDMTVHEVAPIFERINSTGRRLTIVDLMRAATWSGDFDLSDTIQKIREVLKPKNFEDVSEADILKNISSVMGYGINKDDMDKLRDCTSSELKNAALKCVEAYKHAVDFLTSELPITSSSYLPYGLQLTLLVEFFNICPSPTVQQRDELKKWFWRTAFSRYFASFNTAQLTKDLEEIRSFANGNTTTLNFSTPIDFKKFVFDDFKLNKANSKSLGLLLASKKPQSLLDGSVINIANVLAVINRHEYHHIFPKAYLKNTNISDKEANYHSNICLLNLINNRTISDKKPSIYFNTVLDSLGDSAADILESNFISQKALDAALVDDYSKFLELRSEDLIKQMKLLCE